The Pseudomonas wenzhouensis genome has a segment encoding these proteins:
- a CDS encoding pyridoxal phosphate-dependent aminotransferase has translation MLISKLPNVGTTIFTRMSQLALETGAINLSQGFPDFDGPQALREAVARHVMEGRNQYCPMTGLPALRQQVAAQIVRSYGMQRDADSEITITPGATEAIFCAVQALIRPGYEAIVLDPCYDSYEPSVELAGGRCVHVPLALPDFAVDWQRLADAITPRTRLIFLNSPHNPSGALLTRADLDRLAELIRGRDIHVISDEVYEHLIYDGARHASVLVHEELYQRAFVVSSFGKTYHVTGWKTGYVVAPPALTAELRKIHQYVNFCGVTPLQFALADFMAACPEHVEELPAFYQAKRDLFCDLLSGSRFTFTRAPGTYFQLADYSAIRPDLDDVAMAEWLTREHGVAAIPVSVFYQSAPKDMRLVRFCFAKREETLRQAAEKLCAV, from the coding sequence ATGCTCATCAGCAAACTGCCCAACGTCGGCACCACCATCTTCACGCGGATGTCCCAGCTCGCGCTGGAGACTGGTGCGATCAATCTGTCCCAGGGCTTCCCTGATTTCGATGGGCCGCAGGCGCTGCGCGAAGCCGTGGCGCGCCACGTCATGGAGGGGCGCAACCAGTATTGCCCGATGACCGGCCTGCCCGCGCTACGCCAGCAGGTGGCGGCGCAGATCGTGCGCAGCTATGGCATGCAACGTGATGCCGACAGCGAGATCACCATCACCCCGGGTGCTACCGAGGCGATCTTTTGCGCGGTGCAGGCGCTGATCCGTCCGGGGTATGAAGCCATCGTCCTCGACCCTTGTTACGACAGTTACGAGCCGTCGGTGGAACTGGCCGGTGGACGTTGCGTGCATGTGCCGCTGGCATTGCCGGACTTCGCTGTCGACTGGCAGCGTCTGGCTGATGCCATCACGCCGCGTACCCGGCTGATCTTCCTCAACTCGCCACACAACCCGAGCGGTGCGTTGTTGACCCGTGCCGATCTGGACAGGCTGGCCGAACTGATTCGTGGCCGCGATATCCATGTGATCAGCGATGAGGTCTATGAGCACCTGATCTACGACGGCGCCCGCCATGCCAGTGTGCTGGTCCACGAGGAGCTGTATCAGCGCGCCTTCGTGGTCAGCTCCTTCGGCAAGACCTACCACGTCACCGGCTGGAAGACCGGCTACGTGGTGGCGCCGCCCGCGCTGACTGCCGAGCTGCGCAAGATTCACCAGTACGTTAACTTTTGCGGGGTGACGCCGCTGCAGTTCGCTCTGGCTGACTTCATGGCAGCCTGCCCCGAGCATGTCGAGGAGCTGCCGGCCTTCTACCAGGCCAAGCGTGATCTGTTCTGCGATCTGCTGTCGGGTTCGCGTTTCACCTTCACCCGCGCGCCGGGGACCTACTTCCAGTTGGCCGACTATTCGGCGATTCGCCCGGATCTGGACGACGTGGCCATGGCCGAGTGGCTGACCCGTGAGCATGGCGTGGCGGCGATCCCGGTGTCGGTGTTCTATCAGTCGGCGCCGAAGGACATGCGTCTGGTGCGCTTCTGCTTCGCCAAGCGTGAAGAAACCCTGCGCCAGGCCGCCGAGAAACTATGCGCGGTGTAA
- the der gene encoding ribosome biogenesis GTPase Der: MVPVIALVGRPNVGKSTLFNRLTRSRDAIVGDLSGLTRDRQYGEAKWQGRTYIVIDTGGISGDEEGIDAKMAEQSLQAIEEADAVLFLVDARAGMTASDQMIGEHLRRRNKQSFLVVNKVDNLDVDLARAEFSPMGLGEPLAIAGAHGRGITQMLEVVLGAFPKDAGEPEEGGEEEEVLEGQEAKRIPGPSEKDGIKLAIIGRPNVGKSTLVNRMLGEERVIVYDQAGTTRDSIYIPFERDDEKYTLIDTAGVRRRGKIFEAVEKFSVVKTLQAIQDSNVVVFVMDAREGVVDHDLNLLGFVLESGRALVIALNKWDGMDQGQKDYVKTELERRLFFVDFADIHFISALHGTGVGHLYKSVQASFKSAITRWPTSRLTQILEDAVSDHAPPLVNGRRIKLRYAHLGGANPPLIVIHGNQVDAVPRAYTRYLENTFRRVLKLVGTPIRIEYKGGENPYEGNKNKLTDRQVNKKRRLMSHHKKAEKKRKDKRK; this comes from the coding sequence ATGGTTCCCGTAATTGCCCTGGTGGGCCGGCCGAACGTCGGCAAGTCCACCCTGTTCAACCGCCTCACTCGTAGCCGCGACGCCATCGTCGGCGACCTTTCCGGTCTGACCCGCGACCGCCAGTACGGCGAGGCGAAGTGGCAGGGGCGTACCTATATCGTGATCGACACCGGGGGTATTTCCGGTGACGAGGAAGGCATCGATGCGAAGATGGCCGAGCAGTCCCTGCAGGCCATTGAAGAGGCCGATGCCGTGCTGTTCCTGGTGGATGCGCGCGCCGGCATGACCGCCTCGGACCAGATGATCGGCGAGCACCTGCGCCGTCGGAACAAGCAGAGCTTTCTGGTGGTGAACAAGGTCGACAACCTCGATGTCGACCTGGCCCGCGCCGAATTCAGCCCCATGGGCCTGGGCGAGCCACTGGCGATTGCCGGTGCCCATGGCCGCGGCATAACCCAGATGCTCGAAGTGGTGCTTGGCGCCTTCCCCAAAGACGCCGGCGAGCCGGAAGAGGGCGGCGAAGAGGAAGAAGTGCTGGAAGGCCAGGAGGCCAAGCGTATTCCCGGCCCGAGCGAGAAGGACGGTATCAAGCTGGCCATCATCGGCCGTCCCAATGTGGGCAAGTCGACCCTGGTCAACCGTATGCTCGGCGAGGAGCGGGTCATCGTTTATGACCAGGCCGGCACCACGCGCGACAGCATCTACATCCCCTTCGAGCGTGACGACGAGAAATACACCCTGATCGACACCGCCGGTGTGCGCCGTCGCGGCAAGATCTTCGAGGCCGTGGAGAAGTTCTCCGTGGTCAAGACGCTGCAAGCCATCCAGGACTCCAACGTTGTGGTGTTCGTCATGGACGCCCGCGAAGGCGTGGTCGACCACGACCTCAACCTGCTCGGTTTTGTGCTGGAAAGCGGCCGCGCGCTGGTCATCGCCCTGAACAAGTGGGACGGCATGGATCAGGGGCAGAAGGACTACGTGAAGACTGAGCTGGAGCGCCGGCTGTTCTTCGTCGACTTCGCCGATATCCACTTCATCTCCGCCCTGCACGGCACAGGCGTTGGCCATCTGTACAAGTCGGTGCAGGCCTCGTTCAAGTCGGCTATTACCCGCTGGCCGACCAGTCGCCTGACGCAGATTCTCGAAGATGCCGTCAGCGACCATGCACCACCCCTGGTCAACGGTCGCCGTATCAAGCTGCGCTATGCCCACCTGGGTGGCGCCAACCCGCCGTTGATCGTGATCCACGGCAACCAGGTCGACGCCGTGCCGCGCGCCTACACCCGTTACCTGGAGAACACCTTCCGCCGAGTGCTGAAGCTGGTCGGTACGCCGATTCGCATCGAGTACAAGGGCGGTGAAAACCCCTACGAGGGCAACAAGAACAAGCTCACCGATCGCCAGGTGAACAAGAAACGTCGCCTGATGAGCCACCACAAGAAGGCCGAGAAGAAGCGCAAGGACAAGCGCAAGTAA